A window from Caulobacter sp. X encodes these proteins:
- a CDS encoding TetR/AcrR family transcriptional regulator — protein MKATLKDIVIEARELFRRHGYDGASMQELAERVGLKKASLYTRFPNKEALAPEVLKLTLAEASSGLADDVDWRARYAAVLTRFAETLIEGKRCVGLHLAYGVSNDTPLAQAAVRDFFKVQREGLAAILTSGGMPAGQADATAADAIARLEGATLWLATMNDEAPMRRALAELIAAQA, from the coding sequence ATGAAAGCGACCCTCAAGGACATCGTGATCGAAGCGCGGGAGTTGTTCCGCCGGCATGGCTACGACGGCGCGTCGATGCAGGAGCTCGCCGAGCGGGTCGGGCTGAAAAAAGCCAGCCTTTACACGCGCTTCCCGAACAAGGAGGCCCTGGCGCCCGAGGTCTTGAAACTCACCCTGGCCGAGGCGTCGTCGGGACTGGCGGATGACGTTGACTGGCGCGCTCGCTACGCAGCCGTCCTCACCCGGTTCGCGGAGACCTTGATCGAGGGGAAGCGTTGCGTAGGCCTGCACCTGGCCTATGGCGTCTCGAACGACACCCCCCTCGCCCAGGCCGCCGTACGCGACTTCTTCAAGGTCCAACGCGAGGGCCTCGCCGCGATCCTGACCAGCGGCGGCATGCCGGCTGGGCAAGCCGACGCCACGGCCGCTGACGCCATAGCGCGCCTCGAAGGGGCGACCTTATGGCTTGCCACGATGAATGATGAGGCGCCGATGCGACGCGCCCTGGCCGAGTTGATCGCGGCCCAGGCCTGA
- a CDS encoding DUF4112 domain-containing protein: MTEDFSMASAYAEPQAAPVDDQRFKAHRAWRAAETIKRLSDRLIGVGPIGIGLDGVLAWVPGVGLAYGLGAGALLLFHAAHAKASPATLGRMAAYLAADNLSDTVPVLGWTVDTLFPGHLMAAKALQKDIEARHGLPEEVAFERSQKKRGLFRRK, translated from the coding sequence ATGACCGAAGATTTCTCCATGGCCTCGGCCTATGCCGAGCCTCAAGCGGCTCCGGTGGACGACCAGCGGTTCAAGGCGCATCGCGCCTGGCGCGCGGCCGAGACCATTAAGCGGCTGTCCGACCGCCTGATCGGCGTCGGGCCGATCGGCATCGGTCTGGACGGCGTGCTGGCCTGGGTTCCGGGCGTCGGTCTCGCGTATGGCCTGGGCGCCGGCGCGCTGTTGCTGTTCCACGCGGCGCACGCCAAAGCCTCTCCGGCCACGCTGGGGCGAATGGCGGCCTATCTCGCCGCCGACAACCTTTCGGACACCGTGCCCGTACTGGGCTGGACCGTAGACACCCTGTTCCCCGGCCACCTGATGGCGGCCAAGGCGTTGCAGAAGGACATCGAGGCCCGCCACGGCCTGCCTGAGGAAGTCGCCTTCGAACGCAGCCAGAAGAAGCGGGGATTGTTTAGGCGGAAGTAG
- the meaB gene encoding methylmalonyl Co-A mutase-associated GTPase MeaB, which translates to MNPGLDIDALEQRLVAGDRAALARAITLVESRRVDHQVGARSLLSRLMPLTGRAQRIGITGVPGAGKSTTIERFGCNLVEAGCKVAVLAVDPSSGRHGGSILGDKTRMEQLSVQPNAYIRPSPSGGALGGVARKTREAMLLCEAAGFDVVIVETVGVGQSETVVADMVDIFLALLIPGGGDELQGIKKGLIELADLLVINKADADPAKAERSARDYRNALHILTPAHPDWTPPVLTASGLTGQGLDVLWTQIQRHREIMTANGARAARRADQDARWMWAMVEDRLRERLRAAPAVAALAPNLEASVRAGEVPASVAADRLLAAFGLD; encoded by the coding sequence ATGAACCCCGGTCTCGACATCGACGCCCTGGAACAGCGCCTGGTCGCCGGCGACCGCGCCGCCCTGGCGCGCGCCATCACCCTGGTCGAGAGCCGCCGCGTCGATCATCAGGTCGGGGCCCGGAGCCTGCTCTCGCGGCTGATGCCCCTCACCGGCCGCGCCCAGCGGATCGGGATCACGGGAGTCCCCGGCGCGGGCAAGTCGACGACGATCGAGCGCTTCGGCTGCAATCTGGTCGAGGCGGGCTGCAAGGTCGCGGTGCTGGCGGTCGATCCATCCTCCGGCCGCCACGGCGGCTCGATCCTGGGCGACAAGACCCGGATGGAACAACTCAGCGTCCAGCCGAACGCCTATATCCGCCCCTCTCCGTCCGGCGGCGCCCTGGGCGGCGTGGCGCGCAAGACCCGTGAGGCGATGCTGCTGTGCGAGGCGGCGGGCTTCGACGTGGTGATCGTCGAGACGGTTGGCGTCGGGCAGTCCGAGACGGTGGTGGCCGACATGGTCGACATCTTCCTGGCCCTGCTGATCCCCGGCGGCGGCGACGAGCTGCAGGGCATCAAGAAGGGCCTGATCGAGCTGGCCGACCTGCTGGTCATCAACAAGGCCGACGCCGATCCCGCCAAGGCCGAACGCTCGGCCCGCGACTACCGCAACGCCCTGCATATTCTCACGCCCGCCCATCCGGACTGGACGCCGCCAGTGCTGACCGCCTCGGGCCTGACCGGCCAGGGGCTGGACGTTCTATGGACCCAGATCCAGCGCCATCGCGAGATCATGACCGCCAATGGCGCGCGCGCCGCTCGCCGCGCGGACCAGGACGCGCGCTGGATGTGGGCGATGGTCGAGGACAGGCTGCGGGAGCGGCTCCGGGCCGCGCCCGCCGTGGCCGCCTTGGCGCCGAACCTCGAAGCCTCGGTGCGGGCTGGCGAGGTCCCGGCTTCGGTCGCCGCCGACCGCCTGCTCGCCGCCTTCGGGTTGGATTAG
- a CDS encoding PAS domain-containing methyl-accepting chemotaxis protein yields the protein MTFGFKARSASDATLEALCLSFAIIEFTPEGRILRANPTFCAAVGYQALEIVGRQHAILLEEAEVTSEAYQQFWADLRTTGFKSGEFKRRRKDGSPLWIRASYSPVRDGAGKVVKVVKLALDITAEKIVAAENQSLLNAINRSQAIIQFSLDGTILEANDNFLNAVGYKREEIIGQHHRMFAEPVYAKSSEYARFWARLEAGEFFSGEFHRLGKNGREVWLQAQYNPVFDAEGHVTRVVKIATDLTERMRQVGLVSESLQSLSEGDLRVRISEALMPSLDPLRTAFNASAEALNRTLLVVAEATKVVNSGGDEIAGNADDLARRTEQQAASLEETAAALDEITTAVSRTASGAKHANTVVERASRHAEQSRSVVESAVEAMGGIEQSSDQISKIIGVIDEIAFQTNLLALNAGVEAARAGEAGRGFAVVAQEVRALAQRSADAAREIKALIAASSQNVERGVSLVGGAGAALRDILVQIGEIEGLMSDISLSAQEQASGLGQVSSAVGEMDRMLQSNAALVEEATAASHMLRGQAVELSDLVARFRLKEAVSALASAA from the coding sequence ATGACCTTCGGTTTCAAAGCCCGCTCCGCGTCCGACGCCACCCTGGAAGCGCTGTGCCTTTCATTCGCGATTATCGAGTTCACGCCCGAGGGACGCATTCTAAGGGCTAACCCCACTTTTTGTGCGGCTGTTGGCTATCAGGCCTTGGAGATCGTCGGCCGCCAACACGCGATCCTCTTGGAGGAGGCGGAGGTCACATCTGAGGCCTACCAGCAGTTCTGGGCGGACCTCCGGACCACTGGCTTCAAGAGTGGCGAGTTCAAACGCCGTCGCAAGGATGGCTCTCCCTTATGGATCCGCGCCTCCTATTCGCCGGTGCGTGATGGCGCGGGGAAGGTCGTCAAGGTCGTCAAGCTGGCCCTCGACATCACCGCCGAAAAGATCGTCGCCGCCGAGAACCAAAGCCTGCTGAACGCGATCAACCGCTCGCAGGCGATCATCCAGTTTTCGTTGGACGGGACAATTCTCGAGGCCAACGACAACTTTCTGAATGCCGTCGGTTACAAGCGCGAAGAGATTATCGGCCAACATCATCGGATGTTCGCCGAGCCCGTCTACGCCAAGAGCAGCGAGTACGCGCGCTTCTGGGCTCGCCTGGAAGCCGGGGAGTTCTTTTCAGGCGAGTTCCATCGTCTCGGCAAGAACGGGCGCGAGGTCTGGCTGCAGGCCCAGTACAACCCCGTCTTCGACGCAGAAGGCCACGTTACGCGGGTCGTCAAGATCGCCACCGATCTGACCGAGCGCATGCGGCAGGTGGGCTTGGTCAGCGAAAGCCTGCAAAGCCTTTCCGAAGGCGATCTGCGCGTCAGGATCAGCGAGGCCCTGATGCCGTCGCTGGATCCCTTGCGCACGGCCTTCAACGCTTCGGCCGAGGCGTTGAACCGTACGCTGCTTGTCGTGGCCGAGGCGACCAAGGTGGTCAATTCGGGCGGTGACGAGATCGCTGGCAACGCCGACGACCTGGCGCGTCGCACTGAGCAACAGGCGGCTAGCCTTGAGGAGACGGCCGCCGCGCTCGACGAGATCACCACGGCCGTCAGTCGCACGGCTTCCGGCGCCAAGCACGCCAACACGGTCGTGGAGCGCGCCAGTCGCCACGCCGAACAGTCGCGCAGCGTCGTCGAAAGCGCCGTCGAGGCGATGGGCGGCATCGAGCAGTCCTCGGATCAGATCAGCAAGATCATCGGTGTCATCGACGAGATCGCCTTCCAGACTAACCTTCTGGCCCTGAACGCAGGGGTCGAGGCTGCGCGGGCGGGCGAGGCCGGACGCGGCTTCGCCGTGGTCGCCCAGGAGGTCCGGGCCCTGGCCCAGCGTTCGGCCGACGCCGCACGCGAGATCAAGGCGCTGATCGCCGCCTCGTCCCAGAACGTCGAGCGGGGCGTGTCCCTGGTTGGCGGCGCGGGTGCGGCCCTACGCGACATCCTCGTCCAGATCGGCGAGATCGAAGGCTTGATGAGCGACATTTCGCTATCGGCTCAGGAGCAGGCCTCGGGCCTTGGCCAGGTGTCCTCGGCAGTGGGGGAGATGGACCGAATGCTACAGTCGAACGCAGCCCTGGTAGAGGAGGCCACGGCGGCTTCGCACATGCTGCGCGGTCAGGCGGTGGAGCTGTCGGACCTTGTCGCGAGGTTCCGGCTGAAGGAAGCGGTCAGCGCGCTCGCCAGCGCCGCCTAA
- a CDS encoding response regulator transcription factor, protein MTRTILIWALVLAAAAFALQWLEQQLLLRILSWKIYAGLIGTAFAAAGVWVGWKLAVRPRSETFQRNDAALSSLGLTGQEVRVLERLAAGRSNKEIARDLGLSPNTVKTHVTNLYGKLDVSRRTQAVGKARELALIP, encoded by the coding sequence ATGACGCGTACGATCCTGATCTGGGCGCTGGTCCTGGCGGCCGCCGCCTTCGCCCTCCAGTGGCTGGAGCAACAACTCCTGCTGCGCATCCTGTCCTGGAAGATCTATGCCGGCCTGATTGGAACCGCGTTCGCAGCGGCGGGCGTCTGGGTCGGCTGGAAGTTGGCGGTCAGGCCAAGGTCCGAGACGTTCCAGCGCAACGACGCCGCGCTTTCCAGCCTCGGCCTGACGGGTCAGGAGGTGCGGGTGCTGGAAAGGCTGGCGGCCGGCCGCTCCAACAAGGAGATCGCCCGCGACCTGGGCCTTTCGCCCAACACGGTCAAGACGCACGTGACCAATCTCTACGGCAAGCTGGACGTCAGCCGCCGAACCCAGGCCGTCGGCAAAGCGCGCGAGCTGGCCCTCATCCCTTGA
- a CDS encoding DUF4199 domain-containing protein — MSRTILGYGLLSGAVIIVGIIITIVIGGGAPHSSVWLGYLIMLVGLSSILLAIKQHRDKVLGGVIKFWPAFLIGLGVAVVASLAYVLIWEVYLALTHYSFMEQYVAATLAQKKAAGLSGEAYAKLAADLEAMKRSYANPLYRLPMTFAEIFPVGLLVALVSAALLRNPRFLPARA, encoded by the coding sequence ATGTCCCGCACTATCCTGGGCTACGGCCTGCTCTCCGGCGCCGTGATCATCGTCGGCATCATCATCACCATCGTGATCGGCGGCGGCGCGCCGCATTCCAGCGTCTGGCTGGGCTATCTGATCATGTTGGTCGGCCTGTCCTCGATCCTGCTGGCCATCAAGCAGCATCGCGACAAGGTTCTGGGCGGCGTCATCAAGTTCTGGCCGGCCTTCCTGATCGGCTTGGGCGTCGCCGTCGTGGCGTCCCTGGCCTATGTGCTGATCTGGGAGGTCTATCTGGCGCTTACGCACTACAGCTTCATGGAGCAGTATGTGGCCGCCACGCTGGCCCAGAAGAAGGCCGCTGGTCTGAGCGGCGAGGCCTACGCCAAGCTGGCCGCGGACCTGGAGGCGATGAAGCGATCCTACGCCAATCCGCTGTATCGCCTGCCCATGACCTTCGCCGAAATCTTCCCGGTCGGTCTGCTGGTCGCCCTGGTCAGCGCGGCGCTGCTGCGCAATCCAAGGTTCCTGCCGGCCAGGGCCTAG
- the cckA gene encoding cell cycle histidine kinase CckA has translation MADLHLQDKALVGAGRRRFDPWLAGAALFFLAAAGFSAAPALKAGPATLAGLLLLLGVAGVAVLGLLAIRGTAQSGDDSDQAETFIAALSEPASLAAPDGRVLAANGAWRAVMGSQRRLPKGVAGAGLFAAMVQARSGEMAEGALRVGDADHLAKVSCLPGGRLLIRLSPVATPEPVAEPVAPAPAAERAAPPPNSLDAFAGASPFGAALLEGLEPFTSRVLEANPALTTMTGAKAGVVFGDLIDAASRADAETRLAEGRAGPYEVRLARDATRIAHLYLYRAEGRLVAYMIDVSEQKQIELQLAQAQKMQAIGQLAGGVAHDFNNLLTAIQLRLDELLHRHPVGDPSYEGLNEIRQTGVRAADLVRKLLAFSRKQTVQREVLDLGELISEFEVLLRRLLREDVKLITDYGRDLPQVRADKSQLETAVMNLAVNARDAVRAAKGGGVVRIRTARLSRDEAIQLGFPAADGDCAFIEVSDDGPGIPPDVMGKIFDPFFTTKPVGEGTGLGLATVYGIVKQSDGWIHVHSRPGEGAAFRIFLPIYDAPVGVSAAQTAAAEPAKPRAARDLSGAGRILFVEDEDAVRSVAARLLRARGYEVLEAADGEEALLIAEEHAGTIDLLISDVIMPGIDGPTLLKKARGYLGTAPVMFISGYAEAEFSDLLEGETGVTFLPKPIDIKTLAERVKQQLQAA, from the coding sequence ATGGCCGATCTTCACCTCCAGGACAAAGCCTTGGTCGGCGCGGGACGCCGGCGCTTCGATCCGTGGCTGGCGGGCGCGGCGCTCTTCTTCCTGGCGGCGGCGGGCTTTTCGGCCGCGCCAGCGCTGAAAGCGGGGCCGGCCACCCTGGCGGGCCTGCTGTTGCTGCTGGGCGTGGCGGGCGTGGCCGTGCTGGGTCTGCTGGCCATCCGCGGGACGGCGCAAAGCGGCGACGATTCTGACCAAGCCGAGACCTTCATCGCCGCCCTGAGCGAGCCGGCAAGCCTGGCGGCGCCGGATGGTCGCGTGCTGGCCGCCAATGGCGCCTGGCGCGCGGTGATGGGCTCGCAGCGCCGCCTGCCCAAGGGCGTGGCGGGCGCGGGCCTGTTCGCGGCCATGGTCCAGGCCCGCAGCGGCGAGATGGCCGAGGGCGCGCTGCGCGTGGGCGACGCCGATCACCTCGCCAAGGTCTCCTGTCTGCCCGGCGGCCGTCTGCTGATCCGCCTGTCGCCCGTCGCGACGCCCGAGCCCGTGGCCGAGCCGGTCGCGCCGGCGCCCGCGGCCGAGCGCGCCGCGCCGCCGCCCAACTCGCTGGACGCCTTCGCCGGCGCCTCGCCGTTCGGCGCGGCCTTGCTGGAAGGCCTGGAGCCGTTCACCTCGCGCGTGCTGGAGGCCAATCCCGCCCTCACCACCATGACCGGCGCCAAGGCTGGCGTGGTGTTCGGCGACCTGATCGACGCGGCCTCGCGGGCCGACGCCGAAACGCGCCTGGCCGAAGGGCGCGCGGGTCCCTACGAGGTGCGCCTGGCCCGCGACGCCACGCGTATCGCCCACCTCTACCTCTACCGCGCCGAAGGCCGCCTGGTGGCCTACATGATCGACGTCTCGGAGCAGAAGCAGATCGAGCTGCAGCTGGCCCAGGCCCAGAAGATGCAGGCGATCGGCCAGTTGGCCGGCGGCGTGGCGCACGACTTCAACAACCTGCTGACGGCCATCCAGCTGCGTCTGGACGAGCTGCTGCACCGTCACCCGGTCGGCGATCCGTCGTACGAGGGCCTCAACGAAATCCGCCAGACGGGCGTGCGCGCCGCCGACCTCGTCCGCAAGCTGCTGGCCTTCTCGCGCAAGCAGACCGTCCAGCGCGAGGTCTTGGACCTTGGCGAGCTGATCTCCGAGTTCGAGGTCCTGCTGCGCCGCCTGCTGCGCGAGGACGTCAAGCTGATCACCGACTACGGCCGCGACCTGCCGCAGGTCCGCGCCGACAAGAGCCAGCTCGAGACGGCGGTCATGAACCTGGCCGTCAACGCCCGCGACGCCGTGAGGGCGGCCAAGGGCGGCGGCGTCGTGCGCATCCGCACCGCGCGCCTGAGCCGCGACGAGGCGATCCAGCTGGGCTTTCCCGCCGCCGATGGCGACTGCGCCTTCATCGAGGTCAGCGACGACGGTCCCGGCATCCCGCCCGACGTGATGGGCAAGATCTTCGACCCGTTCTTTACCACCAAGCCGGTGGGCGAGGGGACGGGCCTGGGCCTGGCCACCGTCTACGGCATCGTCAAACAGAGCGATGGCTGGATCCATGTCCACAGCCGTCCCGGCGAGGGCGCGGCGTTCCGCATCTTCCTGCCGATCTACGACGCGCCCGTTGGGGTGTCGGCCGCCCAGACCGCCGCGGCCGAACCGGCCAAGCCGCGCGCCGCCCGCGACCTGTCGGGCGCCGGCCGCATCCTGTTCGTCGAGGACGAGGACGCCGTCCGCAGCGTCGCCGCCCGTCTTCTGCGCGCTCGCGGCTACGAGGTGCTCGAGGCCGCCGATGGCGAGGAGGCGCTGCTGATCGCCGAGGAGCACGCCGGCACGATCGACCTGCTGATCTCCGACGTGATCATGCCCGGCATCGATGGCCCGACCTTGCTCAAGAAGGCGCGCGGCTATCTCGGGACCGCGCCGGTGATGTTCATCTCCGGCTACGCCGAAGCCGAGTTCAGCGACCTGCTGGAAGGCGAGACGGGCGTGACCTTCCTGCCCAAGCCGATCGACATCAAGACCCTGGCCGAGCGGGTCAAGCAGCAGTTGCAGGCGGCTTAA
- the flhB gene encoding flagellar biosynthesis protein FlhB: MADDTDPESKTEEPSAKRLSDARAKGDVVKSADIPQLASLVGAVSVVILAGGWLTRDLSAALYPFIAHAGTIDLSSGGAMVVMKQATMAALPPLILVMLVSAACGAAAHIAQSGFLLTPDKLKPDFSKLDLIKGLGRIFGIDGFVQFAKSAVKFLVTGLIAWMVLKPHVGEVRNLVGLDPALMLPEAMKLSKSLLIAVIIFLTGTAAFDWFWQRQRFMSRMRMTLQEVKEEFKQSDGDPHIKGKRRQIQMQRSRQRMMQQVPKATVVVMNPTHYAVALKYEAGETPAPLCVAKGVDELALKIRAIAEEHGVPVLEDPPLARALYASVEVDEEIPVEHFEAVAKVISFILNGKKPQSRARPL, translated from the coding sequence ATGGCGGACGATACGGATCCCGAGTCGAAAACAGAAGAACCGTCGGCGAAACGGTTATCCGACGCGCGCGCCAAGGGCGACGTCGTCAAGTCGGCCGACATCCCGCAGCTGGCTTCGCTGGTGGGCGCCGTCTCGGTGGTGATCCTGGCCGGCGGCTGGCTGACCCGCGACCTTTCCGCCGCGCTCTATCCGTTCATCGCTCACGCCGGCACGATCGACCTCTCCAGCGGCGGGGCGATGGTGGTGATGAAGCAGGCGACCATGGCCGCTTTGCCGCCGCTGATCCTTGTGATGCTGGTCTCGGCGGCCTGCGGCGCGGCCGCTCACATCGCCCAGTCCGGCTTCCTGCTGACGCCCGACAAGCTGAAGCCGGACTTCAGCAAGCTCGACCTGATCAAGGGCCTGGGCCGTATCTTCGGCATCGACGGCTTCGTCCAGTTCGCCAAGTCGGCGGTCAAGTTCCTGGTCACCGGCCTGATCGCCTGGATGGTGCTGAAGCCGCACGTCGGCGAGGTGCGCAATCTGGTGGGCCTCGACCCGGCTCTGATGCTGCCCGAGGCGATGAAGCTGTCGAAGTCGCTACTGATCGCCGTGATCATCTTTCTGACCGGGACGGCCGCCTTTGACTGGTTCTGGCAGCGCCAGCGCTTCATGAGCCGGATGCGGATGACCCTCCAGGAGGTCAAGGAGGAGTTCAAGCAATCGGACGGCGACCCGCACATCAAGGGCAAGCGCCGCCAGATCCAGATGCAGCGCTCGCGTCAGCGGATGATGCAGCAGGTGCCCAAGGCGACCGTGGTCGTCATGAACCCGACCCACTACGCCGTGGCGCTGAAATACGAAGCCGGCGAGACGCCCGCCCCGCTTTGCGTCGCCAAGGGCGTCGATGAACTGGCCTTGAAGATCCGCGCCATCGCCGAGGAACATGGCGTGCCAGTGCTGGAAGATCCGCCCCTGGCGCGGGCCCTCTACGCCAGCGTCGAGGTCGATGAGGAAATCCCCGTCGAGCACTTCGAGGCGGTGGCTAAGGTCATCAGCTTCATCCTCAACGGCAAGAAGCCCCAATCGCGGGCGCGCCCGCTGTAG
- the fliR gene encoding flagellar biosynthetic protein FliR, with the protein MNSFATAFQVYVAALVFSRVGAMVMTMPGVGDQSVPPRIRLSFALLMAMLLGPLVQDTVPPIPTTLGGLVGAVIHEILIGLMIGSVLRLFMISLTTAGEIISLQTTLSFAQTTNPAMQGSSTAVASFLSMMGLTLIMATGLHHLFIGAIVKSYTLFPFTRAVPVNDAVTLAVRTVAESFSLGVQLAAPVIVFSLVFNLATGLVGRVMPAFQIFFVASPLSVILGLSLLALSLGGIAMVWTDRYRELLQVFA; encoded by the coding sequence GTGAATTCCTTCGCCACGGCGTTTCAGGTCTATGTCGCCGCCCTCGTGTTCTCGCGGGTGGGCGCCATGGTCATGACCATGCCGGGCGTTGGCGACCAGTCCGTGCCGCCGCGCATCCGCCTGTCCTTCGCGCTGCTGATGGCGATGCTGCTGGGGCCTCTGGTCCAGGACACCGTGCCGCCAATCCCGACCACCCTGGGCGGCCTGGTCGGCGCGGTCATCCACGAGATCCTGATCGGCCTGATGATCGGCTCGGTGCTGCGGCTGTTCATGATCTCGCTCACCACCGCCGGTGAAATCATCTCGCTGCAGACGACCCTGTCCTTCGCCCAGACAACCAATCCGGCCATGCAGGGCTCCAGCACGGCGGTAGCCAGCTTCCTGTCGATGATGGGCCTGACCCTGATCATGGCGACGGGACTGCATCACCTGTTCATCGGCGCGATCGTCAAGTCCTACACGCTGTTTCCGTTCACCCGCGCCGTGCCGGTCAACGACGCCGTGACCCTGGCCGTGCGCACGGTGGCGGAGTCGTTCTCGCTGGGCGTCCAGCTGGCCGCGCCGGTGATCGTCTTCTCGCTGGTCTTCAACCTCGCCACGGGCCTGGTCGGCCGGGTCATGCCCGCCTTCCAGATCTTCTTCGTCGCTTCGCCGCTCAGCGTGATCCTGGGCCTGTCGCTGCTGGCCCTGTCCCTGGGCGGCATCGCCATGGTCTGGACCGACCGCTATCGCGAGCTCTTGCAGGTCTTCGCTTAG
- the fliQ gene encoding flagellar biosynthesis protein FliQ, producing the protein MTGAEVLDVGRDAIWLTLKLCAPVLIVGLVVGVAIGLFQALTQIQEQTLVYAPKIVAIFISLLIFLPMMGALMSAFMRQIAARIAGL; encoded by the coding sequence ATGACGGGCGCCGAGGTTCTAGATGTCGGCCGGGACGCGATCTGGCTGACGCTCAAGCTATGCGCGCCCGTGCTGATCGTCGGCCTGGTGGTCGGCGTCGCCATCGGCCTGTTCCAGGCCCTGACCCAGATCCAGGAGCAGACCCTGGTCTATGCGCCGAAGATCGTCGCGATCTTCATTTCGCTGCTGATCTTCCTGCCGATGATGGGCGCGTTGATGAGCGCCTTCATGCGCCAGATCGCCGCCCGCATCGCGGGCCTGTAG
- a CDS encoding helix-turn-helix transcriptional regulator translates to MESSTAVQMLSALGHEARLAIFRLLVKAGDAGIPAGEIARTLSVLPNSLSANLNVLSRAGLITSRRQGRSIIYSANYGAMSGMLGFLLEDCCDGAPEICAPLSAALDRAASCASACAPASEAPS, encoded by the coding sequence ATGGAATCATCGACCGCCGTCCAGATGCTGTCCGCCCTCGGCCACGAGGCGCGCCTGGCGATCTTTCGTCTGTTGGTGAAAGCCGGCGACGCTGGAATTCCGGCCGGCGAGATCGCCAGGACCTTGTCCGTTCTTCCCAACAGCCTGTCGGCGAACTTGAACGTCCTGTCGCGCGCGGGCCTGATCACCTCGCGGCGCCAAGGGCGCTCGATCATCTATTCCGCGAACTACGGCGCGATGAGCGGCATGCTCGGCTTCCTGTTGGAAGATTGCTGCGACGGCGCGCCCGAGATCTGCGCGCCGCTGAGCGCGGCCCTGGACCGGGCGGCCTCTTGCGCCTCTGCCTGCGCGCCCGCGTCGGAGGCTCCTTCGTGA
- a CDS encoding MIP/aquaporin family protein, protein MSIGLARKLVAEGLGTALLLAVVVGSGIMGERLAAGNTAIALLSNALATGAALVVLIWIFGPISGAHFNPAVTLVAVSRRDLSLRTALAYVAVQIGGAALGVWIAHAMFGEPILQISTKARDGGAQAFSEVVATFGLIATILGTVRFRPDSTPMAVGLYITAAYWFTASTSFANPAVTLARSLSDTFAGIAPASAPAFILAQFVGALLAAGVFGWLLQTERTA, encoded by the coding sequence GTGAGCATAGGCCTAGCGCGAAAGCTGGTCGCCGAGGGGCTCGGAACCGCCCTCCTCCTCGCCGTGGTCGTTGGCTCGGGGATCATGGGTGAGCGGCTGGCGGCGGGGAACACCGCGATCGCCTTGCTGAGCAACGCCTTGGCCACGGGAGCGGCCTTGGTCGTCCTGATCTGGATCTTCGGGCCGATCTCGGGCGCGCACTTCAATCCGGCGGTGACGCTGGTCGCAGTCTCGCGGCGGGACCTTTCGCTCCGCACCGCCCTCGCCTATGTCGCCGTCCAGATCGGCGGCGCGGCGCTGGGCGTCTGGATCGCCCACGCCATGTTCGGCGAGCCTATCCTGCAGATTTCGACCAAAGCCCGCGACGGCGGCGCTCAAGCCTTCTCCGAGGTCGTGGCGACGTTTGGTCTTATCGCGACGATCCTGGGGACGGTGCGCTTCCGCCCGGACAGCACGCCGATGGCGGTGGGGCTTTACATCACGGCCGCCTACTGGTTCACGGCCTCGACATCCTTCGCCAATCCGGCGGTGACGCTCGCGCGGAGCCTGTCGGACACCTTCGCCGGCATCGCGCCCGCCAGCGCGCCGGCCTTCATCCTGGCCCAATTCGTCGGCGCGCTTCTGGCCGCCGGCGTATTCGGCTGGCTTCTCCAGACGGAGCGCACCGCATGA
- the arsC gene encoding arsenate reductase (glutaredoxin) (This arsenate reductase requires both glutathione and glutaredoxin to convert arsenate to arsenite, after which the efflux transporter formed by ArsA and ArsB can extrude the arsenite from the cell, providing resistance.), translating into MTTADFPITIFHNPACGTSRNVVAMVRAAGYEPEVVEYLKAGWTRDQLRDLVVKTGLSLRQLMREKGTPAETLGLLADDVAEERILDAMIEHPILVNRPIVVTPKGANLCRPSELVLDLLEQRPAGFTKEDGEVVKV; encoded by the coding sequence ATGACGACCGCGGACTTCCCCATCACGATCTTCCACAATCCGGCCTGCGGCACCTCGCGCAATGTCGTGGCGATGGTCCGGGCGGCCGGCTACGAGCCCGAAGTGGTCGAGTATCTGAAGGCCGGCTGGACGCGAGACCAGCTCCGCGACCTCGTCGTCAAGACCGGACTGTCGCTACGTCAGCTGATGCGCGAGAAGGGCACGCCCGCCGAGACGCTGGGCCTGCTGGCGGACGACGTGGCCGAGGAACGCATCCTGGACGCCATGATCGAGCACCCGATCCTCGTGAACCGGCCCATCGTCGTAACCCCGAAGGGCGCGAACCTTTGCCGCCCCTCGGAGCTCGTGCTCGACCTGCTCGAACAGCGTCCCGCCGGCTTCACCAAGGAAGACGGCGAAGTCGTCAAGGTCTAG